In the genome of Virgibacillus doumboii, the window AAGAGCGTTTGCCGGCATTGTTGGAGGAAATTCAGCAGGGACTGTTTGATAAAGCATTAAACCACCGGATTGAGAAAACGACAGCAGCAACAAACATGGATGCGTTCAAAAAGAATCTGGAAGAAACACCAGGCTTCATCAAAGCAATGTGGTGCGGCGATATAGCGTGTGAGGAAAAAATTAAGGAAGAAACAGCAGCAACATCACGCTGTATTCCATTTGAACAGGAAACAGTTGCCGATACATGTGTGTGCTGTGGAAAAGAAGCAAAAGAATTAGTATACTGGGCAAAAGCATATTAATTATAAAAATCGAGCGCTCACAGAGTCGCTCGATTTTTTAATCAGCCCGAGAAGCAAAACATCAGCCCGAGAAGCAAAACATCAGCCCGAGAAGCAAAACATCAGCCCGAGAAGCAAAACATCAGCCCGAGAAGCAAAACATCAGCCCGAGAAGCAAAACATCAGCCCGAGAAGCAAAACATCAGCCCGAGAAGCAAAACATCAGCCCGAGAAGCAAAACATCAGCCCGAGAAACAAAAACGTTTACAAGTATGATTCAAAGGGGTATCTGTTATGTAAAACATCCACGTACAAACGGAGGTGAACAACATTGTCCTGGACGACGAATAATTATCCCAGTTCGTTAAAAAATCTGGATTATGCGGTACGAAAAAAGGCGATTGATATTGCCAATGCAATGGTTGATGAAGGGTATGATGAGAATCGGGCAATTCCAATCGCAACCCGGCAGGCAAAAGAGTGGTATGAAAATGCCAGCAGTGAAGAAATTCAAAAGTTTGAAAATCAGGGTAATCCAGTGCAACGGTCTGAGCAGGATAAAAAATATGAAAGCCGTCCGGAGCTCCTGGATCAAGGCGAGCATATTGTCCCTCATGATAATGGCTGGGCGGTTCAGGCAAAAGACGCCAAACAGCCAAGTGATGTATTTGAAAAGAAATCGGATGCTGTTGAACGCGGGAAGGAAATTGCCCGGAATAAAGGTTCCGATATCACGATTCACCGGTCTGATGGAGCGGTCGAAAGGCATTTTTCAGAAGCCTGAAATTTTTGTGGAGAAGGTTTAAAAATACAATAGAATGAATACACAATAAGGGTTAGCCAGATTGAAATTGGTTAACCCTTTTTTTGCTCTAAACATGCATTCAACTCCCGAAAACCAGTTCATTTCGCATTACCGAGTGTCCTTAGAAAACTTTTTTCAAATTAAGCTTGCATGAACCAACTGGTGTATGGTATAAATATACATACTAACTCATAAATATGCAATAAGATGAATATTTATTAAATAAATCTTTTTCATAGGACTGGAGGTGAATCAACGGTATCTGCGGCGAAGGAAATATTGAGTCTAAAGTCGAAAATAAAGGCTTTATGGAATGAAGATTATTACGAAATGAATAAAAGGAGCGAAAACTATGAAACTATCATATGTAAAGATAATTGGATTCATATTACTTATTAGCCTGCTGGCAGCTTGCGGAAGCAACAATGAATCAGATGCGGATGCTGACGCTTCCTCAGATGATTCCGAAAAAAAAGAAACGTTGAAAATGGCAACCTCAGCTGACTTTCCGCCATTTGAGTCAAGAGACCCCGAGGGAAATTTTGAAGGATTTGATATCGATCTGGCCCATAAGATTGCAGATGAACTTGGGTATGAACTGAAAATAGAGGACATGAAATTTGATGGATTAATCGGGGCACTGCAGTCTAAACGTGTTGACATGGTTATGGCCGGAATGAGTACGACAGAAAAGCGCAGAAAGAATGTGGACTTTTCAATTGAGTATAACCGTTCAGGTGAAATGTTTATCAGTAAACCCGATTCTAATATTGGAAGTTTAGAAGACTTGGAAGGCAAAATGATAGGTGTACAATTAGGCACCATTCAGGAAGAGGGTGCTGAAGTACTAAGTAAAGAACACGGATTTGAAGTCAAAAAAGTCGACAATGCAAATATTTTAATTCAGGAATTAAAGTCAGGTCGGATTGATGCTGCATATATGGATAAATCAGTTGCCCTTGGCTATATAGAAGAACAGGGATTTGCAGGATTTGATGATCCAACTACCAGCTCTCCCGGCATGGCAGTTGCATTTCCTAAGGGAAGTGAGCTTGTAGATGACGTTAATAAGGTTCTAGAAAAGCTTAAAGAAAATGGTGAAATGCAGAAACTGAAAGACAAATGGCTGGCAGAACAATAAAAAGATACAGCCGGAGAGGCGAGGTGTTAGGGCATGAATTTGGATTTTAGCCAAATCGTGCCTTATATTCCTTTTATACTGGAAGGGATATGGGCTACATTAAAATTTGTAAGTGTATCAATCATTGCAGGGTTTATCCTTGGCACGATTCTGGCAATCTTCAAAATAGGTAAGGTTACTTTCCTGAAGAGATTTGCCGATGTATATACATCGATTTTCCGTGGAACACCACTGATTTTACAACTGATGATTATCTATTTTGCCGTACCACAACTGACCGGCTACGATATCCCGGAGTTTTTAACAGCAGTACTGGCATTTGGATTAAATTCCGCTGCATATGTTTCGGAAATTATCCGGGCAGGCATTATGGCGGTGGATAAAGGACAAACGGAAGCGGCCGAAGCATTGGGAGTATCCTATCAACCAATGATGCTGAATATCATACTGCCGCAAGCAATTAAAAATATCCTGCCGGCACTAATGAACGAATTTATTACATTAACCAAAGAATCTGCAATCGTGTCTACCATCGGTTACCTGGGTTTAATGCGCAGAGCACAAATAGTTGGTGCGGATATTTACCGGAACTTTGAACCACTGCTCCTCGCCGGATTAATTTACTGGGTTATGGTTTATATTCTTACCTTACTTGGCAAAGTTGCAGAACGGAGGCTGAGACACAGTGATTAACGTGGGTAATCTTACTAAAAAATTTAATAAAAATACCGTTTTGAAAAACATCTCAACTACGATAAACGATGGGGAAGTAGTCGCTGTTATTGGTCCATCCGGTTCAGGGAAATCAACATTTCTCCGCTGTTTAAATCTTTTGGAAAAGCCAACTGAAGGTGAAATATGGATAAATGATAAAGAAATAACAGATCCCAAAATCGATAAAATCGAAATCCGAAAACAAATCGGTATGGTTTTTCAGCATTTTCATCTATTCCCTCATATGACTGTTATGGAAAATATTACGTATGCACCGCAAAAAGTGAAAAAGGTGAAGAAAAATGAGGCTGAAGAAGCAGCGAA includes:
- a CDS encoding amino acid ABC transporter permease yields the protein MNLDFSQIVPYIPFILEGIWATLKFVSVSIIAGFILGTILAIFKIGKVTFLKRFADVYTSIFRGTPLILQLMIIYFAVPQLTGYDIPEFLTAVLAFGLNSAAYVSEIIRAGIMAVDKGQTEAAEALGVSYQPMMLNIILPQAIKNILPALMNEFITLTKESAIVSTIGYLGLMRRAQIVGADIYRNFEPLLLAGLIYWVMVYILTLLGKVAERRLRHSD
- a CDS encoding transporter substrate-binding domain-containing protein; the protein is MKLSYVKIIGFILLISLLAACGSNNESDADADASSDDSEKKETLKMATSADFPPFESRDPEGNFEGFDIDLAHKIADELGYELKIEDMKFDGLIGALQSKRVDMVMAGMSTTEKRRKNVDFSIEYNRSGEMFISKPDSNIGSLEDLEGKMIGVQLGTIQEEGAEVLSKEHGFEVKKVDNANILIQELKSGRIDAAYMDKSVALGYIEEQGFAGFDDPTTSSPGMAVAFPKGSELVDDVNKVLEKLKENGEMQKLKDKWLAEQ
- a CDS encoding DUF2188 domain-containing protein yields the protein MSWTTNNYPSSLKNLDYAVRKKAIDIANAMVDEGYDENRAIPIATRQAKEWYENASSEEIQKFENQGNPVQRSEQDKKYESRPELLDQGEHIVPHDNGWAVQAKDAKQPSDVFEKKSDAVERGKEIARNKGSDITIHRSDGAVERHFSEA